Part of the Cuculus canorus isolate bCucCan1 chromosome 17, bCucCan1.pri, whole genome shotgun sequence genome is shown below.
ctctctctattttttttttttttttttgtttacttgcaGAATGTCAGAATTGATCCTAGCAGCATCTCCTTCAACATGTGGAAAGACATCCCTGTTCCTTTCTACATGTCGGTGTACTTCTTTGAAGTGCTGAACCCCAAGGAGGTCCTCCAGGGAGCGAAGCCAGCACTGAACCAGCGTGGACCCTATGTTTACAGGTGAGCTACCACTTGTGGTCCAGCTAGGTGTGAGCCTGGCCACCACACTGTTGCCAGGCTTCTGGCTGACGCTTCTGGCAGGAGGGCACAGCATTAACATACTTGGCCCAAGTTCAGTGGCGTAGTGTTTTATAAAGTGACCCAAATGTGCTTTAATTGCTCTGATCTTGCTAGAGCCACAAGCAGGGCCTCTGACTGCTGGGATGCTAAGGCTGGTCCTTGCTTCACTGAGCTGTGCAGCTCAGTCCCGTGCTGGTAGCTGTTGGGCAGCTAGACCTGGTCCAAACTGGCGTGAGGGGTGTTGGTGTGGTGCTGGACAACGCTTGTCTTCAGAGTGGCCTTGTTTCATCTTCACTGTGCATTTGTCTAGCTCCAGAGCTGGAGTCACCTCAACATTGAACTTCATGGATTGGCCTAAGACCTCTTATCTAACCTGAGACCCAAATCTGCCCAGTTTGAATGCTCTGGTTATGATAACCAGTATGGAGCACTAAAACTTGCTCAGGCATGCATATAGCAGGTCTGTATCTGTTTGCTGAGTTTGAGGATGGTGGTTGAAGCCCGAGATGCTCCTCTGTACCTGAAAAGTGAAGTGTTGGTTAATGTTGACTTAAGCATGTGAACTTACCCAAAAATAGCAATTCTGAACACATTAAGTGCCTGCACATGTAGGCAGAGTTAGGTCAGCAAGCCTAAGCAAGCTCATGTGGGAAGATTACTGGTTTAATCCAAAGCTGTTTGAGTAGTGTTGGGGAAAACCTGGCAGTATGTATATGCCCTTGTTTCCTCTGGGCTTGCCAGGTCACACTGTCAGGCTGCGTGGATTCTGTACATTGTAATCGCATCGATTGCTTGGCTCGTGCCAAAGGCTTCACTTACTGTAAATAAGAATAAACAAAGGGGCAAAGCTTGTTAGTGTCCTTGTGTTCCCGCTGAGCAAGATTAGCGCCCTTCCCTAATGTGGGCCACAAAACAGAGGCTCCTcaagaaaagaattcttttctgctGGTGAGTTGAGCTTCAGCTCCTCTGGGACCTGTAACAGGCTTGTGATGTTGGGGACAACCTCGCACTACTGTGGAGCATTGCGGCCTCCATGAGACTGGGCCACCCCTGTGGCATGGAGCGGAGAGGAGCAGCGCTGGGCAGCGTGAGGGATGTGGTGATGGCCTGAAGCcctgaggagcaggagagctgTGATGCTGCGTGGAGGGTGATCTGCCCTGAACCCGGGAGCTGTCGGAGAGATCTGGGGCAAATCAGTGTGGGCTGTTTGGTGGGGCCCATGACATCTTGTTTGGCCCTTATGTTTTGCAGAGTGTTTCGGTGTGTGGGTTGGTGTGCATCTTGTCTGGGCGTCTCCCTGGTAGGGTTGGGCTTTTCAATGGCTGAGGGAAGGTGATAGGGGGAATTTATGCTTTCATCTCAGACTTCTCATCAATTGGGAAGAAGCAATTGGTGTCTGGAAGTTGCTGCTGAATTCTGTCTGTTGGGGATGCCACACTCCCCGGCTACCATCTACTCCTGCTAGGCTTTAACCCTGGCTGGGGTGCAAGGCTGACACCGCATGTTCCTTGGCACACCGCCTCCCCTGCAGTCACAAGGCTTCTTGACGGggttctctctccttcctctgctcttcagAAGCAAGCCAGACCTGTATAGCCCATTCTTTCTCCATAGGGGTTGTAGGGACACTATGCGGGAGAAGGTTCCCATGAAGTCTTCCATCTCTTTGCAGAGAGTTCAGGTATAAAACAAATATCACGTTCAATGACAATGACACCGTCTCCTTCCTGGAGTACCGGCAACTCTTCTTCCGGCCGGACTTGTCCAATGGCAGTGAAGATGAGTACATCGTTGTGCCAAACATTTTGATGATGGTAAGAACTTGCTCCGTGAATGAGTACCAGCTTCTGAGCTTGCAGGGAGGGCAATGATGCCCAATGCTGACTCGAAGCCTTCTTTCTTGTAGAGCTTAAGGCTAATCAAGATGTGCGGCGGGTTAAGCTTATAAAACAGTTTTCCACTTTCTGGGTGTTGGTTGCCGCGCTGGGCTGTTACCTTTCCAAAAGTAGAGTGTGCAGGGAGGCTGGCAAAGTGGCTGTAGAGCAGTGCAGCAGAGGGACCTTCCTGAGCACCAAAGATCCATTGCTACTGCTTCGGTGAAGATTAggctctcatttttctttcccagggaGCAGCTGTAATGATGGAAGACCTGCCAGCCTTTGTGAAGTTTTTACTGAGTGGAGCCCTGTCTGGCCTGAGACAAGAGGCATTCATGAACCGGACAGTGAGGGAGATCATGTGGGGGTATGAAGACCCTCTTATAGACACAATAAACGCGCTCGTTCCTGGCCTCATCCCTTTCAAGGGGAAATTTGGCTTATTTGTGGGGGTAAGTAAACTGTTTGGCTAAAATCACAGCGATATTGGTCTTGGGGTTGCGTGCCTGGGCTATCCCCCTCACAAACTGATTGGAGCAGCTGTGTGTAGATTGTGGTGCTTTTATAAGGCTGCCTTAATTCTCCCCTCAAGCAGAAAGGCGTACATTGGAAACTGTTGCTGACAACTGAAATTAGCAGTTTTAGCTTCTTGTGTGAAGCACCCATAGAGCTGACTAAGCATGTACAGTCTTGAACGTCTTTCAATCTTGCTGCATTTAAGGGATTAAAagagaatttcttctttctgcagcttAACAACACCAATTCAGGGCTGTTCACAGTGCACACAGGCATGAAGGACATCAGTAGAGTTCACATGGTGGATTCATGGAACGGACTGAAGAAGGTGAGCATTGAGCAGCAAACCTCTAATACTGGAGCAACACCTGATCTAACACAAGATAAACTGGAAGCTCTCAGTGCTGGTGTGTGTGAGTTGTAGGTTTGAATGCCGATTTTGAAGGGACTTCAACTACTGCAGCTTCTGTTCTAACAAATTGCCAGATGTCAGCCAGATGATGAGAGGCTTCTCGTGGAGCGTTAAGTTGAGCTCATTGTCAATGTCATTTGGACTCCTTTGAAATTCTGGTGGAGCTGGTTGTTTCTCATGGTTGAAGTCCCAGGCCCCTGAACCCTGTGTTTAAAGTGTTATTAAATGCCCTTGTTAAAGGGGTGCTTATTCTTCCCATGTGGAATTCCACTCCTAACCTGTAGATCAACTGCTGTGGGAGCACTTGAGACAGGAGGATCTTGTCCTATTTTTCCATTAGTTAGTCAATCGTTTTGGAAAGATCTTGGAAGCTCTTCAGTGTTGCTATCTCAAGCTCCTGTGGAAGCAGTGGCAATTTTCTTGTTCTGAGCTTTTCTCTCCATCTGTCCTGCAGGTGAACTACTGGCGGAGCAGTGAGTGCAACATGATCAATGGGACTGCAGGGGAGATGTGGCCACCGTTCATGTCCCCAACATCACTGGAGTTCTACAGCCCTGACGCCTGCAGGTGAGGCCACAGCTGTCAGCTTGTCACCATGCAGGTGGCAGATGTGACACGCTTCTGTAGTTAACGTTCTGCTGCGGTGTCTGTTGTCTCATTAGGAGTGTCTTGTGGTTCTCATATCTTTGAGATCACTGGAGAAGTTTAACTTGTCCATGTTGAATCAGTAGAAAATAATCAGTCTAGATAAGATGTGGGAGGTGAAAGGGAGAAGTAAGAGTTGTTGTGAAGGAACTTTGCTATAACTGGTAGCGGAACCATTTCAGCTGACTAAATGCTTGCAGAAGTGATGTTGGGGGCGAGGGAGTTGTGCCATCATTTCCAGGCTGCcgtgtttttttttactgcccaGTCGATGCACTGCTGTGCATGTCTTTCCTGGAGAAGACACCCTGCCCTTAGCTGATCACATAGGGGTTAAAGTATCCTGCAAAGCTGTGTACAAGCTCCCTGAGGCAGCAAAGAGGGGAGGCCAGGAGGCAGGCAGTGACACAAACCCCTGTCCAAAGCTTGGGGAAGATAAAGTTAACGAAGGCTTTGTAGATAGTGGGGCAAAACAACCAAGTGCTCATACTGAATGGAGAACAATGACCTCTTCAGTGAACAAGCGCAGTCAGCTGAGCCAAGTATTAGTGCAGGAATTCCTCTACACAAAGGGACATCAGCAAATACCAAAATGACCCGAGTCAAGGACAACAGGGATTTTTACTGCTAATCAAAGTTAAGGTACACATACCTGTTTCTGTAAAACTACAGAAATCTGCTAAGGAACAGAGTGTGTTCCCAGGCAAGGCATAAAGTGAAGTGGAGAAAACCGCACTTGGTTTCTTGTTATGCAAGAGCTTAGCGGACAGTGCTGTGGGGTAAGTGGCTCTGCTTTTTCACCAGGCAGTGTTGTCTCTTCTCCTCACCTCTGTCTCAGCCTCTCTGCTAGCCCAGTTGGCTAGGAAGGAGTCACAAAAATCATTTGGTGGGCTACGAGCAAATCTGCCTTGCTGCAGAGCATGCTGGCCTCATCTCCTCTACTGTTTGCACATTAAGTGCAGCTGATGCTGAGATGCAACTGCCTGGATGTCCCTGCAAGGTAGGTGAGGCTTCATCCTGCTGATGCACTGCCTCCTTGCTGGGAGGTGAGTACAGCCCAGAGGCTGGGATGTTAATGCTGAACATGCCCGAGTCCCTCATCTTTGGTCCTGGTGTGAAGGCAGCTGTAGGAATAAGCATTCCCTTGGCTTACCCAGGCTCTGCATCCCTGTGAGCCTTGCTCGTGTGTGAAAGGAGCAAACTTCCCTCCTGGAAACTTGTCTGTCCTGGCCAGGTGGTAGCGATAATGTAGTATAACATCACTAGGCTATTGTATCAAGACAAAAAGTCTTGCTGCataatgtaataaaattttCCATTCCCTTGGGAACCTATGTACTGGAGTTGGGTTACAAAGGGGATTTAGCTGCAGCCCATCCCCTGTAACAGCACCTCAGAGCCAAGGCTTGCACAAAAAGGGTATTATCTcttggagagcagccctggggatTACTACATGTCCTCAAACAAATCTCATCTGGATGCTGCAAACAGACACATAAGcctgtgatttctttctgtaactAGTCCTGACCAACCCTTTATCTGTGCTTAAAACATGGAAAGCAAATGGCTTAAATACTCATTCCCCATCTGAAGCGCTGCTCTGAGTGTTTGTCTTGATCTCAAAGTCTAAGTTACATTGCAACTGCATCTTATCCAGCAAAGATAAGAGGAGCCTGATTCTGGGCTGGGACCCTGTTAGCTAATCCTGATCCTTCTCCACTGAAACCCTTCCAGATCCATGAAACTGGTATACGAGCAGTCTGGGAAGTTTGAGGGTGTGCCTACCTATCGCTTTGTGGCACCGAAAACTCTCTTTGCCAACGGCACAGACTATCCACCTAACGAAGGCTTCTGCCCCTGCCTGCAGTCTGGCATCCAGAACGTCAGTAGCTGTAGGCTAAGTAAGTCCTTTCCTCCCCGAACTCTCCCTGCTGTACCGTTATTAAACTGGGTGGATGTGACACGAGCTTGGCTGTCTAGAAAATTGGCTCCGCTCTCTGCCAGAGTGCGAGAAGGTATGGCTGAGGTCTATGTGCATGGCATTCTTGCCTGAACTCCTGCAGACGTCTCaacaaggaggaaaggagggaaaagccCCGTGCCCTGAGTTTGCACGGTCCAGGCTGGCATTTGTGGGAATGCCCAGGGATATGGTGAGAGCATTCCCTTCTGTGGGCTGGGGACGGAGCAGGCAGGGGAGCAAGGGTAGGAGGAGGTAGGCCACGTAACTGCCAAATTAAATGTTAACTTTGGACGCTGAGTCCACGTCATGCAGGAGTGAGAATTCAGACTTGGTGCCTTAACCCATGGCTGGGTCCAGTCAGCTGCCACAGCATTGTGTGGTGCATGACAGAAGAAGATGGCTCAGACACTGGGGCTTAACCCTCCCACAGCAATGGGATAAactgcagggagggaaggatcTTTCTGGTTGAAAGGAGGGAAATATAAAAGCCTGTTGAGAACAAGTTCTGCTATGACTTAAAACCCTCAGTCTCAGATGGGTTTGAGCTTAACGTGTCTTCTCGTTCAGATGCACCGATGTTCATTTCCCATCCTCACTTCTACAATGCTGACCCAGTCCTGGTGAACGCTGTTGAAGGCCTGAAGCCCAACAAGGAGCAGCACGCGCTCTTCCTCGATGTGCACCCGGTGAGTGAGCCTGGCGGGGTCCTCTCCTTGCCCCAGGGTCCAGCCCAGGCTGGGTGGGGGAGCCTGCCGCCAGCTGCGTGGTGGCCTCGCTCTGCTCTCGTGGCACTGATTTGAGCAGGTTCCATAGTGCAAAGATTGGCAAGGACATGTGGAGATAAAAATGTCAAAGCCATAAACTAATTAAATAATTAGCCTAGCTTCTAAAGAATTGCAGAACTAATTATAGCCATAATTGTTTTGATAAGCCCAGTCAAATTCTTTCCAGTGACTCAGGTCCATGACACCAGGAGGTGTATCTAACAGCAGCTCAATTAAGTCCCAGATCTGTGAACATGCACTGTCGTGACTGGCAAAGTCTGAAGACCACGCTGTAGCTGAAGCTATTGCCATAATATTTGGGctggctgcttctcctctctcaACTTGCTCATCTGGCAGCTTCTGCACCGGGCTGTCAGTGTTATGCTTCATGTGTATCTACAGCTAAGGGTGAAGTCACCGCTCCAGTGGTGTTGAGCTGGGGTGTCCTGAGCCATCATTGTCCCAGCTGCTGATGAGGAGAGGGGACTTTGGGGTCTTCTCCCCACAGCCTGTGTTGCCTGTGGTCACATCTTTCAGACATTCAGTGGTGCTTCCTCAAGCAAGAAACCAATCCCCTTCTTAAGGTGTTCTTATCTAGGGTTGTTCTTGTCTAGGgttctctgcttttcttatcATGCTTATGGAAATCTAATTAAGTTTATTACAGTATCAAACGTCTACTGATACCAGTACAATTAACTATATTCTTATCTAGCTGCAGCCTGCAAAGTACAAACAGGAACAATCCAATAAAAACTCTTGgtcctttaaaatatgttgcAAAACTGCAGCGTCATGGGAAACCAATGCCTTAGTGGATGTCAACAAGGTGAATTTTGAAGTGTGGTCTTTTCATAGTTTTAGGGTATTGCCGGACAGTGGCTGTTTGTTCCGAGTTATGTTTTGTCCTTTGCTCTGTCAATGGATATTATGCGTCGATGTGTTTCCATCCTGCTGCTGGTAGGATGAACAAGAGAAGAGGTTCGTTAGGCTTCAAAACCACTGAAGTTGCTGTTAGAACACCCTGCCTTAGCGTGTTACGAACAGGTTGCATAAGCTACTTAGTAATTTGAACTTGCTTATGTTCAGTCTCACAAACCCTGGGTCACACCACCTCCCTGGTTTATGCCCTCTGCCCACTGAACACGTGCTGCCTTCTTCTGCAGTGGCCAGGTTAGCCTTGTGCCTTCAGACCACCCCAAAGGAGGTGCTCCCTTCCGAATGCTGCTGTGTGTTGCAGTCTCACTGGCTGGTGAACGTTCAGgtgaaagactgcaaacagtaCTGTCCCTCCGTGAGCAGTCGCCCCAGAGCATAGAGACCAGTGCCTGGTTGACTGATGCTTGCACTTTGGTGGAAACCCCAGTCATGCTTCTGGTCTTGTGTGTGGTGACTGCAGCGGATCTCTGGATGGTGGCACCCTGAGCAGCTATCATGGAAATCAAAGGACTGCTCTTCTGCAAAGCTCTCCAAAGAATTGCTGCCTTTACTGATTAACTGGTTGGTCTCTTCCTATGCAGATGACGGGCATTCCCATGAATTGTTCCATCAAACTCCAGCTGAATCTCTACATAAAGCGCGTGTCTGGTATAATGTAAGTAGTCATCTTTTAGAAATGGCCATCTCCTTTTCTCACACAAGGAGTGCTGCTGACACTGGGTTCACTGCAGAATCTCCTCTCCCTAAAGGTGAAGTAGCTTTAACATTGCCAGTTGTCACAGTTTCAGAAGCCAGCTGGCTCATGCGGTGAAATGTGAGCTATTCCAGTGACCTCAAACTGCCGTCCTTTAGCAGTACAGTATGTGGCTGCCTGTTTGCTTGGCTCCTGCAGCATTCCTACACCTGACCGGCTATTTGATGGATGGAATTCTTcctggtgaggcacaggaaccGTTTGCCTGCACTGTGCTGCTACTCAGCAGGTGTCGCATCCAACATGGGGAGGCAAAACACACACTGCCTGTAGGCTTGACAGTCGAAGCCTTGGTCCAAAAAGACACTTTCAGCCCTATGAATGCAAACAGAAGGGCTCTGTAACAAAGTTATGTGGTCCCAGATGTTAAATACCAACAAGGGTGGGAGCAGGCACTTGCTGCTTTGACTCTGGTGTGTGGACCAGCAGACAGCCCTGGTGCCTGTGCAGGTGACTGAGACGTCGTGGAGCTTAGCATTCCAGTCACTGAATTCATATAGCCGGAGCCCAGGTATAGGGTGGCACTtactgctgctgtcagcagttAAGCACAAACGGAAGAGTAAGCTCTCCTCTTGCATGAAAGGTCCTCTCGAGGAGGGAATGGCCCACTGAAGCAGCAGGAATTCCCATCTCCTTACACTGGCTTTCTGGCCACTATCAATGTGTCAGACCTGTCCTTTTAGGAAAATTGTCACACTGGTTGTGTCTCAATCAACCAGAAATCTAagcttctattttttcttttt
Proteins encoded:
- the SCARB1 gene encoding scavenger receptor class B member 1 isoform X1, whose product is MAAARRGAVLGFGLAGVACALLGGCLLLVGPVIVKEQVVKNVRIDPSSISFNMWKDIPVPFYMSVYFFEVLNPKEVLQGAKPALNQRGPYVYREFRYKTNITFNDNDTVSFLEYRQLFFRPDLSNGSEDEYIVVPNILMMGAAVMMEDLPAFVKFLLSGALSGLRQEAFMNRTVREIMWGYEDPLIDTINALVPGLIPFKGKFGLFVGLNNTNSGLFTVHTGMKDISRVHMVDSWNGLKKVNYWRSSECNMINGTAGEMWPPFMSPTSLEFYSPDACRSMKLVYEQSGKFEGVPTYRFVAPKTLFANGTDYPPNEGFCPCLQSGIQNVSSCRLNAPMFISHPHFYNADPVLVNAVEGLKPNKEQHALFLDVHPMTGIPMNCSIKLQLNLYIKRVSGIIQTGKIKPVVLPLLWFAESGSIEGSVLKQFYTNLVLIPSLLEYLQYVFLGLSVPLIISAAVIGAKSQEKCSLFWSSNKKNSESNKAKQATSAKKLPPVKGMVLREARM
- the SCARB1 gene encoding scavenger receptor class B member 1 isoform X2 produces the protein MAAARRGAVLGFGLAGVACALLGGCLLLVGPVIVKEQVVKNVRIDPSSISFNMWKDIPVPFYMSVYFFEVLNPKEVLQGAKPALNQRGPYVYREFRYKTNITFNDNDTVSFLEYRQLFFRPDLSNGSEDEYIVVPNILMMGAAVMMEDLPAFVKFLLSGALSGLRQEAFMNRTVREIMWGYEDPLIDTINALVPGLIPFKGKFGLFVGLNNTNSGLFTVHTGMKDISRVHMVDSWNGLKKVNYWRSSECNMINGTAGEMWPPFMSPTSLEFYSPDACRSMKLVYEQSGKFEGVPTYRFVAPKTLFANGTDYPPNEGFCPCLQSGIQNVSSCRLNAPMFISHPHFYNADPVLVNAVEGLKPNKEQHALFLDVHPMTGIPMNCSIKLQLNLYIKRVSGIIQTGKIKPVVLPLLWFAESGSIEGSVLKQFYTNLVLIPSLLEYLQYVFLGLSVPLIISAAVIGAKSQKTEKSPCHPATQSKPPPASETTPLLHDADTLSQDDAQP